The window TAGTCCTTATTTTAAAACCAAGCCTTGCGTTAGCGATTGAAGCATTTGTTGAAGCTCTTTTTTTGCTATTAAAAGCAAATAAAAAGCGACTGCGGAAAGCGCGACCTACTTTTTTATAACTATAAGTAGTAATTAGCAACTAGATGTTACTGAAAAAAGTAGGTAACGCCCAAATTATTTTATGCTTTATACTCTTTTACTGCATCAATAAAAGCTTTGGCATTTTCTAACGGAATGTTTGGTAAAATACCATGACCTAGATTTACAATGTACTTGTCTTTACCAAATTCGTTAATCATTTGGTGTACCATTTTCTTGATTTCTGCAGGAGGCGAAAATAAACGTGTCGGATCAAAATTACCTTGCAGTGTAATGTTTCCGCCAGTTAAATAACGTGCGTTTCTTGCCGAACATGTCCAGTCTACACCTAAAGCTGCAGCGCCAGATTTTGCCATTTCACCAAGAGCAAACCAACATCCTTTACCAAATGCGATCACCGGAGTTTCGTCTTTTAAAGCATCGATAATTTGTTGGATATATTGCCAAGAAAATTCTTGATAATCTACTGGAGAAAGCATGCCTCCCCAAGAATCGAATACTTGAACCGCATTAACACCTGCTTTTACTTTTTCTTTTAAGTACGCAATGGTTGTATCTGTAATTTTTTGTAATAATTGATGTGCAGCAACCGGATTGGTAAAGCAAAATTCTTTGGCTTTGTCAAAGTTTTTACTTCCTTGTCCTTGTACACAATAGCAAAGGATGGTCCATGGGGAACCTGCAAAACCAATTAATGGAATATCATCGTTTAGTTTTTCCTTAGTCATTTTAATGGCATCGTAAACGTAGCTTAAGCTTTCTTTTACGTCGGGAACGATTACCGTATCGACATCTTTTTGTGAGCGAATAGGGTTTGGTAAATAAGGCCCAAAGTTTGGTTTCATTTGTACCTCAATATTCATGGCTTGTGGAATTACTAAAATATCACAGAATAAAATGGCAGCATCCATTCCGAATCTACGGATAGGTTGTACTGTGATTTCACTTGCTAATTCTGGTGTCTGACATCGTGTAAAGAAATCGTACTTTGCCTTTATCTCCATGAATTCTGGAAGATAACGACCTGCTTGACGCATCATCCAAACTGGTGGACGTTCTACTATTTCTCCTTTTAATGCTCTTAAAAATAAATCGTTTTTTATCATGCTCACATTCCGCGAAATCGGAAATCTTTTTAATTCAACGTAACTTTAGTTTAAATAGGTCTCGACTGCGCTCGACCAGACAGCGTTTTGTCTCCTCGAGCGCAGTCGAGAGGTTTTAAATATAATGCTCATTCACTAATTGGATCACACTTTCTACAGTAGGAACCTTAGCTATTCGTATATCTTTAAAATGTTTTTTAGCCTCTTGCGCAGTAGTTTCTCCAATACAAAAGGCAATCATATTATCTGAAACGTTATTTTCTTGCTTAAAACTTTGTACTGTGGATGGACTATAAAATAGAACAGCTTCTACAGTATCGTCTAGTTTTACGGCATCTAATTTCGTTTGGTATGCTTCAATTTCGTTTACCGTAATATTGTTTTCTTCTAAAATAGTAGGAAGTGCATCTAAACGTAAATCGCTACAGAAATAAGTAACTTCGGTTCCTTCTATATATTCAACTAAGTATTCGGCAAGCTTTTTAGCATTTGGTTCTGTATGTTTCACTTCACCAATACGTTTTTCTACTAAACGTTTTGTTCTACGTCCGACACAGTAAATGTTTTGGAATTGTAACTCGACAGCAGAAAAGTTTTGAAGTAATGCTTCAACTGCATTTTTACTTGTAATCACCACATTTTGGATAGGATTTCTAACCACTTGTGGTTTTAATCTATTGGTGCTTATTTTTACAAAATCGGAACTTTCTACACCAAGATTTTCGTTTACTAATAAACGTTGGTCTTCGGTAAAGGATTTTGTAGAATATACGGTAGTTGGTTTGCTAGATTCTTGTATGGCATCCATTAAACGTTTTCCACCTTTTTCTATAACATAGTCTGCACACCATGCTGCCATATCATGGTGTTCTCCTAATTTTTTTACACGTTGTACGGTTATTTTTTTACTTCCGTTAGGACTTAATAAAATACCATCAAAGTGTATTTCTTCTTCTTTTATGTAGCATAATGCACCAATTGGTGCAGAACATCCACCTTCTAAACGATTTAAAAATTCACGCTCAATTTGCGTACACGTTTGTGTTTCTTCGTCATTAATTTCGTTTAAAATAGCTCTTGTTTCTTCATCTTCTTCCAATGCAACAACAACGATAGCTCCTTGTCCAGCTGCTGGAATCATCCATTCTAAATTCACAGCGGTTTCTGGGCGTAATTCTAAACGACCAATTCCTGCTGCTGCAAAAATGGCTGCATCAAAATGTTCTGTCTCCTCTAGTTTTTGTAAACGCGTATTTACATTACCACGAATATCTTCGATAGTATGTGTTGGGTAACGGTTTAACCATTGTGCTTTTCTACGTAAACTGCTTGTTGCAATTACGGCTTCGCGTGCACCTAAAAACTCTTCTGTTGTTTTGTAAACCAAAGTGTCACGTACGTTACCACGTTTTAAAACAGCGGCTTGGACAATGCCTTTTGGTAAAAGCGTTGGTACATCTTTTAAAGAGTGAACTGCAATATCTATATCACCATTTAGCATCGCAATATCTAGGGTTTTAGTGAAAATTCCAGTTATTCCTAATTCGTATAATGGTTTGTTTAGTTGTAAATCTCCTGTAGATTTTACAGGAACTAATACTACGTTGTGACCAAGATGTTCTAATTGGCTTTTTACTATTTTTGCTTGGTATAGTGCAAGTTCGCTATCGCGAGTACCAATTCTAATTGTTTTAGACATTTGTTGAGGATGTTTCTAATTGAAACACTTTTTTTATGAGTTCTAGACTTTCGTCTGTAGATATAGCATCATCTTTTAAGTGATGCGCAAAATGATTTGTTATTTTTTGAATAATATTATTGCTAATTAATTCGGCTTGTTCTTCGTTAAAATTATTCATTTTTTTACGTTGCGTATCTAATTCTGCAACTTTAAAATCATTTAATTTTAGCTTTAAAGCTTTAATAGTTGGTGCAAACTTTCTAGTTTCTAACCAAGCATTAAATTCTGTCTTAACTTCTTCAATAATTATTTCTGCAAGTGGAATGTCTAGCTTGCGATTTTCTAAGGTGTCATCTGTTATTTTAGATAAATGATCGAGATGTACTAAAGTGATATTTTCTAATTCGTTTACGTTTTCGTTTACGTTTTTAGGTATCGATAAATCTAGAATTAGAAGTGGTTTTTTATTTTGTATAATATGTTTGTCCACCGTTGGCATTTGCGCACCAGTGGCAACAATTAAAATATCAGAAGTTTGAATTTCTTCTTGTAAATTACTGTAATCCTTAACCACAAGGTTGAATTTTCCAGCAATAGCTTCCGCTTTATCTTTGGTTCTATTAATTAAAGTAATTTGTTCGTTTTGGGAATGTTTTACTAAATTTTCGCAAGTATTTCTACCGATTTTTCCTGTTCCGAAAAGTAGAATGTTTTTTTGCGAAATGTTTTCCACTTCATTTAAAATATACTGTACCGAAGCATAGGAAACAGAAGTTGCTCCTGTTGAAATGCTTGTTTCGGTTTTAATACGTTTACTTGCTTGAATAACCGCATTTACTAAACGCTCTGAAAAATGATTTAATAAACCTTCTTTTTTAGATTGGGAAGCAGCGTGTTTTAACTGACCAATAATTTCGAAATCTCCTAAAATCTGACTGTCTAATCCAGATCCTACACGAAACATGTGCGAAATAGCATCTTTGTTTTTTAAGACAAATGCTACTTTTTGAAATTCTTCGACAGTACCTTTTGTGTTGTCACAAAGTAATTTTATAAGTTGAAAAGGATGTTGTGCGAATCCGTAAATTTCAGTTCGGTTACATGTAGATGTTACCACAAGGCTTTCTACACCTTCTTGTTTTGCTTGTTCTAATAAGTTTATTTTAGATTGTGCGTCTAAACTAAAATGCCCACGTATTTCGGCATCCGCTTTTTTGTAGCTTAGACCAATTGCGTAAAATGAATTGCCTTTAGAAATATTGTATTGCTCCATTACCTGATTTGGATGTTACCGGACAAAAATAGAACGCTTATGCGGATAAAAGTAACGCTAAAAGAACTTTTAGTGTCGTTTGTGGTTTTTTAGTACTATTTTTAAATAATATATGATAAATATCATACTTTTGCAGTAATAGCAACCCTTTTTGATGCTATTGTTTAGAACTATTCTAAATAAGAATTTTAAAATGAAAGAGAATACTACTTTAAAAAATGTCGCTAGAGGTACTTTTAATGAAACAGAAGTAGATGATGGTTTTTTTGTGCTAAGCTACCAAAATGAAAGTCAATTAGTTGAAACGCTGGAGCGAGAGATTGATAGTAGTTTTATTCAGTTTCATTTTTGTATTAAAGGTGCCGCTGCTTTTTTGTTTAATAAAGGAAGTTATACCTTAAATATTCAAGACGAAACTTCTTTGCTTTTGTATAATCCGCAACGCGATTTACCCATTCATTTACAGGTAGATGCTAATACTTGGTTGGTTTCCCTTTTGATTTCGATTAAAAAATTTCATGGTTTATTTAGTCAGGAAGCAGATTATATCACATTTTTAAGCGATGATAATAAGGATAAAAAATATTACAAAGACGGGAAAATTAGCCCTTCCATGTCTATTGTATTAAATCAATTAATACATTATAACTTAAACCAATCTATTAAAAACCTATATTTTAAAGGAAAGGCTTACGAGCTTTTAAGCTTGTATTTTAATAGAAATGAAGATGCAAATGTAGAGCAATGTCCGTTTTTGGTAGATGAAACCAATGTGATTAAAATACGAAAAGCAAAAGATATTATGATATCTAGAATGGCTGAACCACCAAGTTTGCAAGAGTTAGCAGATGAGATTTCTTTAAGTTTAAAAAAGCTTAAAGAAGGATTTAAGCAAATCTATGGGGATTCTGTTTTTAGCTTTTTGTTAGACTATAAAATGGAAGTAGCCAGAAAACTATTAGAATCTGGCGATCATAATGTAAACGAAGTCGGACTAAAAGTAGGATACAGCACGTCTAGTCATTTTATTGCTGCTTTTAAGAAGAAGTACGGAACGACTCCGAAAAAATATATACAATCTATAAACTAAAACAGTTTTCGCTTTCGCGGAAAAATATAATATATGAGTAAAGGAATATTATTAGTAAATCTAGGTTCTCCCGAAAGTCCAGAACCTAAAGACGTTAAAAAGTATTTAGGAGAATTCTTAATGGATGAACGTGTTATCGATATACCTGTTTTAGCAAGAACAGCTTTAGTGAAAGGTATTATTTTAAACACAAGACCAAAAGCATCTGCAGCAGCCTATAAAAAGATATGGTGGGAAGAAGGTTCACCACTTATTGTACTTTCAGAAAGACTTCAAAAGAAATTACAAAAGGAGACAGAAATGCCTGTTGCTTTGGCCATGCGTTACGGAACGATGACCATGAAAAAAGGGATTCAAGAATTGATAGATAAAGGTGTAGATGAAGTTTTACTTTTTCCTTTATATCCGCAATTTGCTATGGCAACTACAGAAACAATTACTGTTTTAGCCGAAAAACTGCGTCAAAAGTTTTTTCCGAATATAAAAATAGAATCTGTTCCTGCATTTTACAACAAGCCAGATTATATTGAGGTGTTATCCAATAGTATTGCAAGGCATTTAGAAGATAAAAACTATGATCATGTTTTGTTTTCTTATCATGGTGTTCCAGAAAGACATATTAGAAAAAGTGATATTACAAAATCGCATTGTAAAATAGACGGTAGTTGTTGTGTAACACCAAGCAAAGCACACGAGTTTTGTTATAGACATCAATGTTTAGAAGTGACTCGTTTGGTCGCAGAGAAATTAAGGTTTAAAGAAGGTGCTTTTTCTACTTCGTTTCAATCTAGATTAGGATTTGATCCTTGGTTGCAACCTTATACCGATAGAACTATTGAGCGTTTAGGAAAACAAGGCGTAAAAAATATGGCTATTGTAACTCCAGCTTTTGTAAGCGATTGTTTAGAAACTTTAGAAGAGATTGCGATGGAAGGTCAAGAGATTTTTCATGAAATGGGAGGAAAAGATTTTACAACCGTTCCTTGTTTAAATGATGATGATGCATGGGTTTCTTTACTTGCTAAATGGGTAAATGGTTGGTCTGAAAAAGGAGTTTTATCGTAATATAACTATGGAGTATTACAACTACATAAAATCGCTACATCTCATTTTTGTAATCACTTGGTTTGCCGGATTATTTTATATTCCTAGACTATTTGTGTATCAAATTGAAGCATTTCATAAACCTTCTCCAGACAAAGAGATTCTTGGGAAACAGTTGAAGTTAATGGCAAAGCGTTTATGGAATATCATTACCTGGCCATCTGCAATTTTGGCTACAGGATTTGCAATTTGGTTACTCATTTTACAACCCATTTGGTTACAACAACCTTGGATGCATGTAAAATTAGGATTTGTGATTTTACTGATTATTTATCATTTAAAAACGCATCAGTTTTATAAACAATTGCAAAACGATGTGGTTAAAAAAACATCCAACTTTATGCGTTTATGGAACGAAGGAGCCACCTTTATTTTATTTGCTGTAGTGTTTCTTGTAATACTTAAAAGTGCTTTTAATTGGATTTTTGGTGTACTAGGTATTTTTATTCTTGGCGTATTACTCATGTTAGGTTTTAAAGTTTATAAAAATATACGTAACAAGAATCCGGACGCATAACTAAAATTCCAAAACCCAAAATATGGAATTAGGAAATTGTTGTTATTGCGATGTGGTCAAAGTGTTTTTGGTGTGATTATTGTTATATTTAGACAATTACAAATACTAATTTAAGATACCTGTTTATGCAGGCCTTTCTATGAAATTAAAAAAACTGTCTTTACGAGTTCGTATCTTTATTGCCATGATTTTTTTGGTGCTTTTAGCCTCTATTTTAATTACAGGAGTTGCTGTTTATCAAAATAAGGAAGAAACTAAAGACTACCATGAGCAAAGATTAGAACGTAAAGAAGCCAACATAAAAAGGCATATTGATTTTGTAATTCAAGAAACTTCTTTTGAAGTTAAAACAGAGAAACTTCCTTTTATTTTTAAAGAAGAAATTTATAAAATTGCCTCTGTACATGATTTGCCAATAAATTTATATGATTTAGATGGTCAGCTTTTAAAATCTTCGATAGCAACTTTAACGCAAGACTCTCTTCAAACTTGCTTAAATGCGGAAGTTTTAAATGCGTTGGCTAATACTGTAGAGCATAGATTTGTTCAAAAACGAAAAGTAAATGGTGAAACGTATCAATCTTCCTTTACCTATATAAAAGATCAAAAATCAAAACCAATTGCTATTTTAAATTTGCCATTATTAGAGAATGATGATTTTTTAGCAAAAGAATTGAATGAGTTTTTAGAACGAATAGCTTTTGCTTATTTGTTTATGTTGTTAATGGCAATTGCTTTGGCTTATGTGTTATCAAAATATATAACCAAATCATTGAATACCATTAGTGATAAAATTAACAGAACAAGGTTAGAAAGAAGAAATCAAAAAATTGAAATTGATTCTGCCACTGTTGAAATTGCAGCACTTGTAAAATCGTACAATAGTATGATTGATGAGTTGGAGGAAAGTGCTGTGCAATTAGCTACTAGTGAACGAGAACAAGCTTGGCGAGAAATGGCGAAACAAGTAGCACACGAAATTAAAAATCCGTTAACTCCAATGCGATTGACAGTACAGAGTTTTCAGCGTAAGTTTGATCCTACCGATGAAAATATACACCAAAAATTAGACGAATACAGCAAGACCTTAATTCAGCAAATTGATACTATGAGTTCTATTGCTTCTGCATTTTCTAACTTTGCAAAAATGCCGGCTCAGAAAAACGAAATGCTAAACGTGGTAGAAGTTGTAGATCTTTCTTTAGATATATTTAATGAAGACTATATCACGTTTTCTTCCAATAGAGAAGAAATTATTGCTAATTTTGATAGAACACAACTTATTAGAGTGGTTACTAATTTAATTAAAAATGGTATTCAGGCAATTCCTAAAGATAAAACACCAGAAATTGTGGTGAAAGTGTTGGAAGAAAATAAGATGATTAAAATAACGGTTTCTGATAATGGTATAGGGATTTCGGACGAGAATAAATCTAAAATATTTGAACCAAAGTTTACCACAAAAACCAGTGGCATGGGATTAGGTTTAGCGATGGTTAAAAATATTATGGAAACTTATAACGGAAGCATTACCTTTACATCACAATTAGGAATTGGAACCACTTTTACGGTAACTTTTCCAAAAGAATAACTAATTTGTAATTCCTGCGTAGGCAAGGAGTTTAAACTAAAAATAATATTATGTCATACAAAAACATACTATCTACAACCCAAAATGGAATAACAACAATAACCATTAATCGACCTACTAAACTTAATGCGTTAAACAAGGAAACTATTCAAGAACTTCACGAAGGTTTTAAAGCTGCTAATAAAGATAAAAACACCAAGGTTATTATTGTAACCGGAAGTGGTGAGAAAGCATTTGTTGCTGGAGCAGATATTAGTGAGTTTGCAAATTTTAGTGTAGATAATGGAGGGAAACTTGCAGCAAAAGGACAAGAATTATTATTCGATTTTGTTGAGAAATTAGAAACGCCAGTGATAGCAGCTGTTAATGGTTTTGCGCTTGGTGGCGGATTAGAATTAGCTATGGCTTGCCATTTTAGAGTTGCAAGTGATAATGCTAAAATGGGATTACCAGAAGTTTCTCTTGGTGTAATTCCTGGTTATGGAGGTACACAACGTTTGCCGCAATTAGTTGGTAAAGGTCGTGCTATGGAAATGGTAATGACAGCGGGAATGATTGATTCAGAGACCGCAAAAAATTACGGATTAGTAAACCATATAACCACACAAGAAGAGTTGTTACCATTGGCTGAAAAAATAGCAGGTAAAATTATGCGTAATTCAACGGTTGCAATTGCCAAAGCAATCAAAGCAATTAATGCTAATTATAAAGATGGTAAAAATGGGTATAAAGTAGAAATTAAGCAATTTGGAAAATGCTTTGGAACCGAAGATTTTATAGAAGGAACTACAGCCTTTTTAGAAAAAAGAAAAGCAAATTTTCCAGGTAAATAAACGATATATTTAATAAAAACATATATGAGGAAACTACTTATTACAAGTATAATTTTATTTACAAGTATTTTAACTTTTGGACAAAATGAATTTGACAATATTATTGAAGGACCTGTCTTTAAAGATCAAACAAATTGGACACAAATAGTTTCTTCTGAAGATGATGGAAATGGTGGTCTTGTAATTGTAAGAACATTTCATGTGCACTCTAGATCAAATGCGGAAGCCTACTATATAGAGCATTATGATAGTGATTTGAAATTAACTAATAGAGTGAAAATAGATAATGCTTCAAGCAATATTGTTATAGATAATGGTGTAATTAATATGATTATGTTTGGTTTGGATGAAGCAACAAATGCATATGAGTTTAATTTATTATCATCTACTATTGAATCCATGAAGTTTGAAAAGAAGCATTTATGCTCATCAGGGAAAGATCAAAAATTATCTATGTCTTTGTACGCTTCATCTAAAACATATGATCCTAATTCTTTTGGAACCGTATATTTCTCTGAAAACAAAAACTATAGTGCTTTGATTTTTGATATTAAAAATGAAGAAGAAGCAACACATAAAGTTTTTGTTTTTAATAAGAAATTCGAACAAGTAAAGGAGTACACATTCAAGAAAAACATTCCAGATGTATTTTTTGATTTTCAAAGTGTTAATGTAGATGACACAGACGGTTCCATTCTTTTATTAGGTAAAGTTTTTGAAAACAATACTAGAAAATTAATAATAGACGATAAAGTAAACTATCATTATGAACTCTTTAAGCTAACTAATAATGGACAAGAAAAAGTAGATTTACAAACAAACAATAACTTTGTTAAATCTTTAGTGCCAGTTAGAAAAGGGAATAATTTATCTTATGTTGGTTTTTATGGAAAAGACAAGGAAGAAAAATCAAATGGAGTATGTAGGTTTGATATAAATATTAAAAATCTAAGTATAGAAAAAAGTAGTTTTGCTCAATTTTCAGATGATTTTATTATTGAAAAACTTGGTAAAAAATCGGATAAAGGGCTTAAAGATTTGAATATTAATGCTGGTTACATGCAAGATAATGGTAATATTATTTTAGCTGCAGAAGAACAACTAGATAAATATGGTCAGCATACAGGAATAACTTATCTCTATGATGATATTATTTCAATAAAAATGAACAATAATGGTGAATTAACTTGGGCTAAAAATATAATTAAAGAGCAGGCGGATACTTATTTTGATGTTGCTAATACTGTACATGCATCCTATGGTTCTGTATTTAAGAATGACAAACTATATTACTTTTTTAATGCTTCTCCAAAAATAAAAGAATCTAAAAATGGCGTGGTTGAATTTGGGGAATTCAAAAGAGATAAATCTGCTATCTATTGTGTTATTTTAGATGAAAACGGAAAGTCAAATTATAAAAAAATATACGAAGACAAAGATTTAGACATTCTATTTCATACAGAAGACAATATTATAGATGCTGAAGGAAACATAATTATTTTTGGTGATTCTGGGGAACAAAAAAGATTTCTTAAAATAAAAATCTAAATTTTTACAGAGTAACAAAAGTATTTTAAACAAAAAAAGCGAGCATTTATGCTCGCTTTTTTTTGTGTTGATATTATATAATCTAACTAGAACTGTATATAATCAATAAATGTTCTTCCTTCGGTTTTTGTAACAATCTTATATGTTCCTTTTAGTTTTTCATCTAGACTTAATATTCTGCCTATATTCTTAGCATCGTTATTAATAGTTTCCGAATAAATTAAATTGAAGTCGTCACCATTTAGGTCTTCATAATAGACTTTAATGTCTAACGGTTTTTGGTCTAAAGATAATTTAGTGATGTAAATTTTATTCTTTTTATTTCTAATATAAGGTTTGAATATGGTAAGTTCTTTTTCTTTTTTAAATATAACGATGTTATTAGAAACATGAAAAGGAATTATTACGATTTTTATAGCTTTGTTTAATTCAAAAAAGTAATCTCCATTTGGCAATTCCGTTAAATCAAATCCTTTGGTGTAATCACCAGAATTTTGAATGGACTCATTATAGAGAATAATTCCTTGAGTATTCTTAATTAGAAGTTTGTCTCCTTTTTTAACATCGTTTAATGTTAAAGTAGTTCTTTTTGCATTCTTTAAATCGCTTAAAGGTGCATTTGCATTTGCTAGTAAAGCAGTAAATAATACTATTATTGCTAAGGTGTTTTTTATTAATTTTTTCATAATCTTATAGGTTTAATGATTATATAGATAAAGGTATATGGAAAGGCGTGTTTAAAAAACAGCTATTTTTGCGACTATGTGTGTTATTTTAACACTAACGAATTAATAAACAATAAGTTAGTTTTTTTTATTTAGTTGTTGATTTAGCACCTATTAATCTTCTTTTGTTTTTACTTATATGCATCATATATTAAAAGTGCTGGGAGTTTTAAATCCTAATGTAAACAGAAAGTCTATAAACAAAAAAAGCGAGCATAAATGCTCGCTTTTTTTTGCGTTGATATTATATAATCTAACTAAAACTGTATATAATCAACAAATGTTCTTCCTTCGGTTTTTGTAACAACCTTATATGTTCCTTCTAGTTTTTCGTCTAAGTTTAATACTCTACCAATATTTTTAGCATCGTTATTAATAGTTTCCGAATAAATTAAATTGAAGTCGTCACCTTCAAAGTTTTCATAATAAACCTTAATATCTAATGGTTTTTGGTTTAAAGATAGTTTTGAGATGTATACCTTGTTTTCTATGCTTTTAATAGAAGGCTTAAAAATGGTAGACTCTTTTCCGCTTTTGTAAGCAACTAAACTATTAGAAACGTGAAAAGGAATTATATTAATTTCAGAGTCTTTGTTCAATTCAAAATAGTAATCCCCTTTTGGTAATTCGGTTAAATCAAAGCCTTTAATATAGTTGCCAGAAGTTTTAATTTTTTCTTTGTAAATAACTACATTATAATTATTCTTAATTCTTAGTATATCTCCTTGTTTAACATTGTCTAATGTTAAAGTTGTTTTTCTTGCATCGTTTAAATTGTTTAAAGGTGCATTTGCATTTGCTAGTAAAGCAGTAAATAATGCTACTATTACTAAAGTGTTTTTCATTAATTTTTTCATAATCTTTTGGGTTTAATGATTATGTGGACAAAGGTATAATCAATGACGAGTTTAAAAAGCATCTATATTTGCAACTATATATGTTATTTTACCCTGATTACTTAACACGAAAACGTTATATGTTAAAATAACATATAATAGTGGTAAATTAACACACGTTTCCATATTAATTATTTGTAATTTTGCTACTATATTTAATACCCAGAAAAATTTTGCAATTAAAACCTACTTTTAAAAAAATAACTCCAGATTTTGGTAGCTCTATTACTGCTATTCAGAAAACTAAAAAGCGTAAAAGAAGTGAAGCTTTTTGGCATTTTCACCCAGAGTTAGAATTGGTATACGTTAATAAAGGAAAGGGGAGAAGACATATTGGTAATCATCTTTCTTATTTTAATAATAGTCAATTAATTTTAATAGGACCTAATTTACCGCATAATGGATTTACAGATCGTTTAACTTCTAAAGGAAAAGAAACATTGGTGCAATTTCATCCGGAGTTTTTGGGAGACCTTTTTAATAAGTTGCCAGAAATGAAAAATATTTCGCAGTTAATAGAACGTTCTAAAAAGGGAATTTTATTTAAAAGAGAAATAAAAGAAATTATTGGTCCAAAAATAGAGAAGTTGCCAAAGTACGAAGGTATAAAACGTGTGACTAAGCTATTAGAGATACTGGAGCAATTGGCATTGAGCACAGACTATGTTTTGCTTAATGAAAACGGGTACATGTTTGAAACCCAACCACAAGACAGTAGTAAAATTGATAAAATTTTTAAATACGTTAATAAAAACTATCAGCAACATATTACTTTAGATGAAATTGCTAACTATGTAAATTTGACGGTTCCAGCGTTTTGTAGGTATTTTAAAAAAGTAACCGGAAAAACATTTACGCAGTTTGTTAATGAGTGTCGTATTTTCTACGCAACAAAACTATTAACAGAAAGCCAAAGTAGTATAACAGATATTTGTTTTGAATGTGGTTTTAATAACTTTTCACACTTTAATAAAGTGTTTAATGAGGTTATTGGTAAAAGTGCCTCTAAGTATAGAAATGAAATGCGATTAATCATTCAATAGGAATTACTTTTCACCATTCCATTCGGCATAAAATTG is drawn from Lacinutrix sp. WUR7 and contains these coding sequences:
- a CDS encoding HAMP domain-containing sensor histidine kinase; translation: MKLKKLSLRVRIFIAMIFLVLLASILITGVAVYQNKEETKDYHEQRLERKEANIKRHIDFVIQETSFEVKTEKLPFIFKEEIYKIASVHDLPINLYDLDGQLLKSSIATLTQDSLQTCLNAEVLNALANTVEHRFVQKRKVNGETYQSSFTYIKDQKSKPIAILNLPLLENDDFLAKELNEFLERIAFAYLFMLLMAIALAYVLSKYITKSLNTISDKINRTRLERRNQKIEIDSATVEIAALVKSYNSMIDELEESAVQLATSEREQAWREMAKQVAHEIKNPLTPMRLTVQSFQRKFDPTDENIHQKLDEYSKTLIQQIDTMSSIASAFSNFAKMPAQKNEMLNVVEVVDLSLDIFNEDYITFSSNREEIIANFDRTQLIRVVTNLIKNGIQAIPKDKTPEIVVKVLEENKMIKITVSDNGIGISDENKSKIFEPKFTTKTSGMGLGLAMVKNIMETYNGSITFTSQLGIGTTFTVTFPKE
- a CDS encoding enoyl-CoA hydratase/isomerase family protein, whose translation is MSYKNILSTTQNGITTITINRPTKLNALNKETIQELHEGFKAANKDKNTKVIIVTGSGEKAFVAGADISEFANFSVDNGGKLAAKGQELLFDFVEKLETPVIAAVNGFALGGGLELAMACHFRVASDNAKMGLPEVSLGVIPGYGGTQRLPQLVGKGRAMEMVMTAGMIDSETAKNYGLVNHITTQEELLPLAEKIAGKIMRNSTVAIAKAIKAINANYKDGKNGYKVEIKQFGKCFGTEDFIEGTTAFLEKRKANFPGK
- a CDS encoding AraC family transcriptional regulator — protein: MLQLKPTFKKITPDFGSSITAIQKTKKRKRSEAFWHFHPELELVYVNKGKGRRHIGNHLSYFNNSQLILIGPNLPHNGFTDRLTSKGKETLVQFHPEFLGDLFNKLPEMKNISQLIERSKKGILFKREIKEIIGPKIEKLPKYEGIKRVTKLLEILEQLALSTDYVLLNENGYMFETQPQDSSKIDKIFKYVNKNYQQHITLDEIANYVNLTVPAFCRYFKKVTGKTFTQFVNECRIFYATKLLTESQSSITDICFECGFNNFSHFNKVFNEVIGKSASKYRNEMRLIIQ